A portion of the Symphalangus syndactylus isolate Jambi chromosome 13, NHGRI_mSymSyn1-v2.1_pri, whole genome shotgun sequence genome contains these proteins:
- the LOC134732120 gene encoding proline-rich protein 23D1-like isoform X1, which produces MAFLPQGPQLPHRKLIIVVLEPGMLLHLRLGEEVLLLDPQGALRLSLVSVLLLVVPEQVLMSLKDLLYPAHARWLLFTSTETVWEIDIENGSVRAQRAENVCVAPSVKESEAPQGFLPVMGPPSNLVHGIGPSSRRVLYLKPCYRAAVPQGSSQMPKPRPWRQALPEEFNLDLHGLEPLPNSALRPLPPSPSPEPTICHEVLWRPMCKARRRLFSG; this is translated from the coding sequence ATGGCTTTTCTCCCCCAGGGCCCACAGCTTCCCCACAGGAAGCTGATCATCGTGGTCCTGGAACCAGGAATGCTCCTGCACCTGCGGCTGGGAGAGGAGGTCTTGCTGCTGGACCCACAGGGAGCCCTGCGACTCAGCCTCGTCAGTGTGCTCCTCCTGGTGGTCCCTGAGCAAGTCCTGATGTCCTTGAAGGATCTCTTGTACCCTGCCCATGCCCGCTGGCTCCTGTTCACGAGCACAGAGACTGTCTGGGAGATTGACATTGAAAATGGATCTGTGAGAGCCCAGAGAGCAGAGAATGTGTGCGTGGCGCCTTCAGTAAAAGAGAGTGAGGCTCCCCAAGGCTTCCTGCCCGTGATGGGACCCCCGTCAAACCTTGTGCATGGAATCGGCCCTTCTTCCCGGCGTGTCCTCTACCTCAAACCTTGCTACAGAGCCGCTGTGCCCCAGGGCTCGTCCCAAATGCCCAAGCCTAGGCCCTGGAGACAGGCTCTGCCTGAAGAATTCAACTTGGATCTCCATGGCCTGGAGCCCCTGCCCAACTCTGCCCTCAGACCTCTACCTCCCTCACCCAGTCCGGAGCCCACAATCTGCCACGAGGTTCTATGGAGGCCAATGTGCAAGGCCCGAAGACGTCTCTTCTCAGGCTGA
- the LOC134732120 gene encoding proline-rich protein 23D1-like isoform X2 has protein sequence MLLHLRLGEEVLLLDPQGALRLSLVSVLLLVVPEQVLMSLKDLLYPAHARWLLFTSTETVWEIDIENGSVRAQRAENVCVAPSVKESEAPQGFLPVMGPPSNLVHGIGPSSRRVLYLKPCYRAAVPQGSSQMPKPRPWRQALPEEFNLDLHGLEPLPNSALRPLPPSPSPEPTICHEVLWRPMCKARRRLFSG, from the coding sequence ATGCTCCTGCACCTGCGGCTGGGAGAGGAGGTCTTGCTGCTGGACCCACAGGGAGCCCTGCGACTCAGCCTCGTCAGTGTGCTCCTCCTGGTGGTCCCTGAGCAAGTCCTGATGTCCTTGAAGGATCTCTTGTACCCTGCCCATGCCCGCTGGCTCCTGTTCACGAGCACAGAGACTGTCTGGGAGATTGACATTGAAAATGGATCTGTGAGAGCCCAGAGAGCAGAGAATGTGTGCGTGGCGCCTTCAGTAAAAGAGAGTGAGGCTCCCCAAGGCTTCCTGCCCGTGATGGGACCCCCGTCAAACCTTGTGCATGGAATCGGCCCTTCTTCCCGGCGTGTCCTCTACCTCAAACCTTGCTACAGAGCCGCTGTGCCCCAGGGCTCGTCCCAAATGCCCAAGCCTAGGCCCTGGAGACAGGCTCTGCCTGAAGAATTCAACTTGGATCTCCATGGCCTGGAGCCCCTGCCCAACTCTGCCCTCAGACCTCTACCTCCCTCACCCAGTCCGGAGCCCACAATCTGCCACGAGGTTCTATGGAGGCCAATGTGCAAGGCCCGAAGACGTCTCTTCTCAGGCTGA